One part of the Paraglaciecola sp. L3A3 genome encodes these proteins:
- the ompR gene encoding two-component system response regulator OmpR, which translates to MGQETTKILVVDDDMRLRSLLERYLVEQGFQVRAAANSEQMDRFLERENFHLIVLDLMLPGEDGLSICRRLRQKENEIPIVMLTAKGDEVDRIIGLEMGADDYLPKPFNPRELLARVRAVLRRKTTEAPGAPSLEEQIVTFGKYSLNLGTREMLADGQPMTLTSGEFAVLKSLVTHPREPLSRDKLMNLARGRDYSALERSIDVQVSRLRRMLEEDQTNPRYIQTVWGLGYVFVPDGENAS; encoded by the coding sequence ATGGGACAAGAAACCACCAAAATTTTAGTAGTCGATGATGACATGCGTTTACGCAGTTTATTAGAACGTTATTTAGTTGAGCAAGGCTTTCAAGTAAGGGCCGCTGCTAACTCAGAACAAATGGATAGGTTTCTAGAGCGAGAGAATTTCCACTTAATTGTACTAGACCTTATGCTACCTGGTGAAGACGGCCTTTCTATCTGTCGTCGTCTACGTCAAAAAGAAAATGAAATTCCTATCGTTATGCTCACAGCCAAAGGTGACGAAGTTGATCGTATAATCGGCCTAGAAATGGGTGCGGACGATTATTTACCCAAACCCTTTAACCCTAGAGAGTTATTAGCTCGAGTAAGAGCTGTTCTACGTCGTAAAACAACAGAAGCACCTGGCGCACCATCATTAGAAGAACAAATTGTAACCTTCGGTAAATATTCTTTAAATCTAGGCACCAGAGAAATGTTAGCAGACGGCCAACCCATGACATTAACCAGTGGCGAATTCGCCGTGCTTAAGTCATTAGTAACTCATCCTAGAGAACCTTTATCTCGAGATAAATTAATGAATTTAGCTAGAGGCAGAGATTACAGTGCCTTAGAGAGAAGTATCGACGTCCAAGTTTCTCGTTTACGTCGTATGTTAGAAGAGGATCAGACCAACCCTAGATATATCCAAACTGTATGGGGCTTAGGTTATGTATTCGTACCTGATGGCGAAAATGCATCATAA
- a CDS encoding class I SAM-dependent methyltransferase encodes MFKRAVKSALIVSSVTFTLLSSSFAFADAISDAVNNPDRPAEQRLRDEYRHPQQTLRFFDVKPDMAVAEIAPGGGWYSHILAPLLKDNGTFYAAHFYVYDGAPGYYRNSLEGFKKSVANTPSLQNTKITAFHQTKALDFAPAGSLDRVLTFRNVHNWYMQGGQDGIDSAFSSFFKALKKGGVLGVVEHKLPESFSDDTQKKSGYMKQSFVVAAAEKAGFKLVAQSPVNLNSLDTSDHEKGVWTLPPSLRLGEKDQVKYLAIGESSRMTLKFVKP; translated from the coding sequence ATGTTTAAACGTGCTGTTAAATCTGCATTGATCGTTTCTAGTGTCACTTTTACTTTATTGAGTTCTTCTTTCGCTTTTGCTGACGCTATAAGTGATGCGGTAAATAATCCAGATCGTCCAGCTGAACAAAGGTTGCGAGATGAATACCGTCATCCACAACAAACCTTACGTTTTTTCGATGTTAAACCAGACATGGCCGTGGCTGAAATAGCGCCAGGTGGTGGTTGGTATAGCCATATTCTTGCTCCATTGTTAAAAGATAACGGCACATTCTATGCCGCACATTTTTATGTATATGATGGTGCACCAGGCTATTACAGAAATTCATTAGAAGGTTTTAAGAAAAGTGTCGCCAATACACCTTCCTTACAGAACACAAAAATTACGGCTTTTCACCAAACTAAAGCTTTAGATTTTGCCCCTGCTGGCTCACTTGACCGTGTGTTAACTTTTCGTAATGTACATAACTGGTATATGCAAGGTGGACAAGACGGTATAGACAGCGCTTTTTCTAGTTTTTTTAAGGCCCTTAAAAAAGGTGGCGTATTAGGCGTAGTCGAACATAAATTACCAGAAAGTTTTTCTGATGATACTCAGAAAAAATCAGGCTATATGAAACAATCATTTGTAGTGGCCGCAGCTGAAAAAGCAGGGTTTAAATTAGTTGCACAGAGCCCTGTGAATTTGAATTCATTAGATACCTCTGATCATGAAAAAGGGGTCTGGACTTTACCTCCTTCATTACGTTTGGGTGAAAAAGACCAAGTTAAATATTTAGCCATAGGTGAAAGTTCACGTATGACATTAAAATTTGTAAAACCTTAA
- the envZ gene encoding two-component system sensor histidine kinase EnvZ, whose protein sequence is MKILPRSAFGQTVLLIGMLLLINQVVSLVSVTFYFVSPNVQQINNLLSNQIKLAFIEGLNGEDSQLNERIFDTTGMRILSDAEAVKQGLNQAVPYQSWSKQMSYNLGGEAQVKITHGEPYLYWIKPPQNPSIWITIPIVGLGHGEGSPHLVYLLMIGILSVGGSLIFVRRLNRPLKALQEAAITVGKGQVPSPLKEEGACELIAVTGAFNQMSKGIKQLEKDRALLTAGISHDLRTPLTRIRLASEMLPDSQDWIKEGIVHDIEDMNDIIDQFIDYVRQDQQEVLEEGNINDLINDAVQARNIEENHNIKLKLAPLPKILIRRVALRRVLENLIENAFRYGSNNIEISTCHDKKKQKVSFSIRDFGPGIPEENMESLFEPFTQGDKARGSLGSGLGLAIIKRIVSMHSGTVSLKNHSDGGLVVSVVIDANKLN, encoded by the coding sequence GTGAAAATACTTCCTAGAAGCGCCTTTGGTCAAACCGTCTTGTTGATCGGCATGTTATTGCTGATCAACCAAGTTGTCTCTTTAGTATCAGTAACCTTTTATTTTGTCAGCCCAAATGTACAACAGATTAATAACTTACTTTCGAACCAAATTAAATTAGCTTTTATCGAAGGTCTAAACGGCGAAGATTCACAACTGAATGAACGTATATTTGATACAACTGGTATGCGAATACTCAGTGACGCAGAAGCTGTAAAACAAGGGTTGAATCAAGCTGTTCCTTATCAATCTTGGTCAAAGCAGATGTCCTACAATTTAGGAGGCGAGGCCCAAGTCAAAATTACTCATGGTGAGCCTTATTTATACTGGATCAAACCACCACAAAATCCATCCATTTGGATCACTATCCCTATTGTTGGACTTGGCCATGGTGAAGGCTCTCCTCACTTAGTCTACTTATTAATGATAGGGATATTAAGTGTAGGAGGCAGTTTGATATTCGTAAGACGACTCAATCGGCCTTTAAAAGCATTACAAGAAGCAGCTATTACTGTGGGTAAAGGCCAAGTACCTTCACCATTAAAAGAAGAAGGAGCCTGTGAATTAATTGCCGTAACTGGTGCTTTTAATCAGATGTCTAAAGGAATAAAACAATTAGAAAAAGATAGAGCCTTGCTCACAGCTGGCATATCACACGATTTACGTACCCCTCTAACCCGTATCCGTTTAGCTAGTGAAATGTTACCTGACAGTCAAGATTGGATTAAAGAAGGTATAGTGCATGATATAGAAGACATGAACGACATCATTGACCAATTTATTGACTATGTACGCCAAGATCAACAAGAGGTATTGGAAGAAGGTAATATTAACGATCTAATTAATGACGCTGTTCAAGCAAGAAATATTGAAGAAAATCATAATATTAAATTAAAGTTAGCTCCATTACCTAAAATATTAATTCGTAGAGTCGCCTTGCGTAGGGTACTTGAAAACCTTATTGAAAATGCATTTAGGTATGGCAGTAACAATATAGAAATATCTACATGTCACGATAAAAAGAAACAAAAAGTAAGCTTTTCTATCCGAGACTTTGGTCCAGGGATCCCAGAAGAGAATATGGAATCCCTATTCGAACCCTTTACACAGGGTGATAAAGCCCGCGGCAGTTTAGGCTCTGGCTTAGGCTTAGCTATCATAAAACGGATAGTCAGTATGCACTCAGGAACCGTCAGTTTAAAAAACCACTCCGATGGAGGGTTAGTAGTTAGTGTAGTAATAGACGCTAACAAACTTAACTAG
- the purH gene encoding bifunctional phosphoribosylaminoimidazolecarboxamide formyltransferase/IMP cyclohydrolase → MQNVSPVKTIRRALLSVSDKTGLLEFAQFLASQGVELLSTGGTAKLLSDNGLTVIEASEYTGHPEIMDGRVKTLHPKIHGGILARRGQDEQVMADNNIQPIDLVVVNLYPFAATVAKEDCSLEDAIENIDIGGPTMVRAAAKNNNDVTIVVNAKDYARVISEMQANENSVTQGTRFDLAIAAFEHTAEYDGMIANYFGAMVESVACKDDCGHQHSEFPRTYNMQFSKKQDLRYGENSHQNAAFYVENDIQEASVATAVQLQGKELSFNNIADTDAALECVKEFDEPACVIVKHANPCGVALGDDILSAYNRAYQTDPTSAFGGIIAFNRELDAATAQAIVDRQFVEVIIAPAVSEEAVAVVAAKKNVRLLACGNWQGQLTDGFDFKRVNGGLLVQDRDFGMVDEDDLQVVTEVKPTEQQLKDLMFTWKVAKYVKSNAIVYCNDGMTIGVGAGQMSRVYSAKIAGIKAADEGLQVQGSVMASDAFFPFRDGIDAAAAAGISAIIQPGGSMRDQEVIDAANEHGIAMVFTGMRHFKH, encoded by the coding sequence ATGCAAAACGTATCTCCTGTAAAAACTATTCGCCGCGCTTTATTGAGCGTATCTGATAAAACTGGACTTCTGGAATTTGCCCAATTTTTGGCAAGCCAAGGGGTTGAACTGCTTTCTACTGGCGGTACTGCAAAATTATTAAGCGATAATGGTTTAACCGTTATTGAAGCTTCAGAATATACTGGTCACCCTGAGATCATGGACGGTCGTGTAAAAACTTTACATCCAAAAATTCACGGTGGAATATTAGCTCGTCGTGGCCAAGACGAGCAGGTGATGGCAGACAACAACATTCAACCTATCGATTTAGTGGTAGTGAATCTTTATCCATTTGCTGCCACAGTGGCCAAAGAAGATTGCAGCCTTGAAGATGCAATTGAAAACATTGATATCGGTGGTCCGACTATGGTTCGTGCTGCAGCTAAGAATAACAATGACGTCACTATAGTCGTGAATGCTAAAGACTACGCTCGTGTTATCAGCGAAATGCAAGCTAATGAAAACTCTGTTACCCAAGGGACTCGCTTTGATTTAGCCATTGCTGCTTTTGAACATACTGCTGAATATGATGGCATGATTGCTAACTACTTTGGCGCTATGGTTGAGTCAGTTGCTTGTAAAGATGATTGTGGTCATCAACACAGTGAATTTCCTCGTACTTACAATATGCAATTTAGTAAAAAACAAGATTTACGCTACGGCGAAAATAGCCATCAAAATGCTGCATTTTATGTTGAGAACGATATTCAAGAAGCTTCTGTTGCTACAGCTGTGCAATTACAAGGTAAAGAATTATCTTTCAATAATATTGCTGATACAGATGCTGCGCTAGAATGTGTTAAAGAATTTGATGAGCCGGCTTGTGTCATTGTTAAACATGCCAACCCATGCGGTGTAGCGCTAGGTGATGATATTTTGAGTGCTTATAATCGCGCTTATCAAACAGACCCTACATCAGCCTTTGGTGGCATTATTGCTTTTAACCGTGAGTTGGACGCTGCTACAGCTCAAGCTATTGTTGACCGTCAATTTGTTGAAGTGATTATTGCTCCTGCGGTAAGTGAAGAAGCAGTCGCAGTGGTTGCGGCTAAGAAAAACGTTCGTTTATTGGCTTGTGGCAATTGGCAAGGTCAATTGACTGATGGTTTTGACTTTAAACGGGTTAATGGTGGGTTGTTGGTACAAGACCGTGACTTTGGTATGGTTGACGAAGATGACTTACAAGTAGTCACTGAAGTAAAACCCACAGAACAACAACTCAAAGACTTAATGTTTACTTGGAAAGTAGCTAAATACGTCAAATCAAATGCTATCGTTTATTGTAATGACGGTATGACTATTGGCGTTGGTGCTGGGCAAATGAGTCGTGTTTATTCGGCGAAAATTGCTGGTATTAAAGCGGCTGATGAAGGTTTGCAAGTACAAGGTTCTGTTATGGCTTCAGATGCATTCTTCCCATTCCGTGATGGTATTGATGCAGCGGCAGCTGCTGGTATAAGCGCTATCATTCAACCTGGCGGTTCAATGCGTGATCAAGAAGTGATTGATGCTGCAAATGAGCACGGTATTGCTATGGTGTTTACTGGTATGCGTCACTTTAAACATTAA
- a CDS encoding RNA-binding protein gives MKPSFILNFIITVIFAVVLYVLLPLVAADISNQLAAVIGVLIGGLIVPLLIGLFNTTETTSSDAPQEISTLYVGNLPYRANEQAVQEHFEQQGSVVSVRLMKDRRTGKRKGYGFVEMDAKGANKAIKNLNDSSFQERTLKVRLAKEKVEEE, from the coding sequence ATGAAACCATCTTTTATCTTAAACTTTATCATTACGGTTATTTTCGCCGTAGTCCTCTATGTACTTCTTCCTTTAGTTGCCGCAGATATTTCAAACCAACTAGCCGCTGTTATTGGCGTGTTGATTGGTGGGTTAATAGTTCCTTTATTAATCGGACTTTTTAACACTACAGAAACGACTAGTTCTGATGCTCCACAAGAGATATCAACTTTGTACGTAGGTAATCTCCCTTATCGCGCAAATGAGCAAGCTGTACAAGAACATTTTGAACAACAGGGTTCTGTTGTTTCTGTACGTTTAATGAAAGACCGTAGAACAGGAAAGCGTAAAGGTTACGGTTTTGTAGAAATGGATGCGAAAGGTGCCAACAAAGCTATTAAGAACTTAAATGATTCTAGTTTCCAAGAGAGAACATTAAAAGTTAGGCTAGCTAAAGAAAAAGTAGAGGAAGAGTAA
- the purD gene encoding phosphoribosylamine--glycine ligase: protein MKILIIGGGGREHALAWKAAQSEKVSEVYLAPGNAGTALENKLINVDVGAEDVPALVNFAEQANIDLTIVGPEVPLVLGVVDAFQAKGMKIFGPTQAAAQLEGSKAFTKDFLQRHNIPTGEYQNFTEIDPAIAYVQEKGAPIVIKADGLAAGKGVIVAMTLQEAEDAIRDMLAGNAFGEAGSRVVIEEFLDGEEASFIVMVDGKNVLPFATSQDHKRAYNNDEGPNTGGMGAYSPAPVVTAEIHQRVMDEVIYPTVNGMASEGNTYVGFLYAGLMIMADGTPKVIEYNCRFGDPETQPIMLRLQSDLVELVEAALDGKLDQIQAEFDSRASVGVVLAAGGYPGSYNKGDVISGLELGNKEAKVFHAGTKTIDGNVTTNGGRVLCATALGNTVTEAQHNAYELVKTISWKDMFHRDDIAYRAIAREQKA, encoded by the coding sequence ATGAAAATATTGATTATTGGTGGTGGTGGACGTGAACATGCTTTGGCATGGAAAGCCGCACAATCAGAAAAAGTATCTGAAGTGTATTTAGCGCCGGGTAATGCTGGTACTGCACTTGAAAATAAATTGATCAATGTAGATGTAGGCGCTGAAGATGTACCTGCTCTAGTTAATTTTGCTGAACAAGCTAATATTGATTTAACTATTGTAGGCCCAGAAGTTCCATTAGTGTTAGGTGTGGTTGATGCATTTCAAGCTAAAGGCATGAAAATATTTGGTCCTACTCAAGCGGCAGCACAGCTTGAAGGTTCGAAAGCATTCACTAAAGACTTTTTACAACGTCATAATATACCCACTGGTGAGTATCAGAACTTTACTGAAATCGACCCTGCAATAGCCTATGTACAAGAAAAAGGTGCACCTATCGTCATCAAAGCTGATGGCTTAGCCGCTGGTAAAGGCGTAATTGTAGCTATGACTTTGCAAGAAGCCGAAGATGCTATTCGTGATATGTTAGCCGGTAATGCTTTTGGTGAAGCAGGTTCTCGTGTGGTAATAGAAGAGTTTCTTGATGGTGAAGAAGCAAGTTTTATTGTTATGGTAGATGGCAAAAATGTCCTGCCTTTTGCAACAAGCCAAGATCACAAACGTGCATATAATAATGATGAAGGACCAAATACCGGTGGTATGGGGGCTTATTCACCAGCACCGGTAGTTACAGCTGAAATACACCAACGTGTTATGGACGAAGTAATATATCCAACAGTAAATGGCATGGCTAGCGAAGGTAATACCTATGTTGGTTTCTTATATGCTGGTTTGATGATTATGGCTGATGGCACACCAAAGGTGATTGAATACAATTGTCGTTTTGGTGATCCTGAGACCCAACCTATCATGTTGCGCTTACAGTCGGATCTTGTTGAACTAGTAGAAGCAGCACTTGATGGTAAGCTTGATCAAATACAAGCTGAATTCGATTCAAGAGCGTCGGTTGGTGTTGTACTCGCTGCTGGTGGTTACCCAGGTAGTTATAATAAAGGTGATGTTATTTCTGGTTTGGAACTTGGTAATAAAGAAGCCAAGGTATTTCATGCTGGTACTAAAACAATTGATGGTAATGTGACTACTAATGGCGGTAGGGTACTTTGTGCTACAGCTCTAGGGAATACTGTAACCGAAGCACAACATAATGCTTACGAATTAGTCAAAACGATTAGTTGGAAAGATATGTTCCATCGTGATGATATTGCTTACCGAGCAATAGCCAGAGAACAAAAAGCTTAA
- a CDS encoding phosphoribulokinase, which translates to MSVKHPVIAITGSSGAGTTMTTNAIRHIFRNLSVNAAVVAGDSFHRFTRPEMEVEIRKAQEQGRHISYFGPKANDFEMLESLFKEYGETGMGKHRQYLHTFDEAVPFNQMPGTFTPWQDLPENTDVLFYEGLHGGVTNDEVDVAKHVDLLVGMVPIVNLEWIQKIVRDTNDRGHSREAVMSSIVRSLDDYFKFITPQFSRTHVNFQRVPTVDTSNPFSAREIPSQDESFVVVRFRREMKTVDYPYLLKMIDGAFMSRINTIVVPGGKMGLAMELILMPLLEELLDKKRRAGFQMDWVSE; encoded by the coding sequence ATGTCAGTTAAACACCCCGTAATTGCAATCACCGGTTCATCTGGTGCAGGCACAACTATGACTACTAATGCGATCAGACATATTTTCCGTAATTTATCGGTTAATGCTGCTGTTGTAGCTGGTGATAGCTTCCATCGATTTACCCGTCCTGAAATGGAAGTAGAGATCCGTAAAGCTCAGGAACAAGGTCGACATATTAGTTATTTCGGCCCCAAAGCCAATGATTTCGAAATGTTAGAATCTTTATTCAAAGAATATGGTGAAACCGGCATGGGTAAGCATAGGCAATATTTGCATACCTTTGATGAAGCCGTTCCGTTTAACCAAATGCCAGGTACATTTACACCTTGGCAAGATTTACCTGAAAATACAGATGTACTGTTCTACGAAGGTCTACATGGTGGAGTAACCAATGATGAAGTTGACGTTGCCAAACATGTGGACTTACTGGTTGGCATGGTTCCCATAGTAAACTTGGAGTGGATCCAAAAAATAGTGCGTGACACCAACGACAGAGGCCACTCTCGTGAAGCCGTGATGAGTAGCATAGTACGCAGTCTAGATGACTATTTTAAATTCATTACTCCCCAATTTTCACGTACGCACGTTAATTTTCAGCGAGTGCCCACTGTAGATACATCTAATCCATTTAGTGCGCGAGAAATACCCAGTCAAGATGAAAGTTTTGTTGTTGTGCGTTTTCGTCGTGAAATGAAAACAGTAGATTATCCTTATTTATTGAAAATGATCGATGGTGCTTTTATGTCACGTATTAACACCATAGTGGTACCCGGTGGAAAAATGGGGTTGGCGATGGAATTGATATTAATGCCTCTATTAGAAGAACTTTTAGACAAAAAACGCCGCGCTGGTTTTCAAATGGATTGGGTGAGTGAATAA
- a CDS encoding GGDEF domain-containing protein, with protein MNNGFATLASRIGDFLNVTQDGYAIFCMQDKLIGCNQAFADIMYLDINHIVGKTFDELYRVIYEKQQGPKINSNDIDAWLKDASLKRRSRDFRLFEVDLVDGRWFLISEQTLANGDLLLQAKNITKQKMIEHSLFEHSTQLSNLAATDELTQIANRRCFISHVQAELKRCERSNLSAVFCLLDIDFFKRINDKFGHIIGDRVLVKLAQVVKRFLREYDPFGRIGGEEFAIFLPETNMLQAKDIMQRLCDLIVETNFNSSQQSINLTVSIGLVENWNGATFEQLYSNADVALFEAKGAGRNRIAVFEQI; from the coding sequence ATGAATAATGGATTTGCAACATTAGCATCGCGTATTGGTGACTTTCTAAATGTCACTCAAGACGGCTATGCTATTTTTTGTATGCAAGATAAATTGATTGGTTGTAACCAAGCCTTCGCTGATATTATGTATTTAGATATTAATCATATTGTTGGTAAAACATTTGATGAGTTATATCGTGTCATTTATGAAAAACAACAAGGTCCAAAAATCAATAGCAATGATATTGATGCTTGGTTAAAAGATGCCAGCTTAAAAAGACGCTCTAGAGACTTTAGATTATTTGAAGTTGATTTGGTGGATGGCCGCTGGTTTCTAATTTCAGAGCAAACTTTAGCTAATGGTGATTTATTATTACAAGCTAAAAACATTACTAAACAGAAGATGATTGAGCACAGTTTATTTGAACATAGCACGCAACTATCTAATTTGGCTGCCACCGACGAGCTAACTCAAATAGCTAATCGGCGCTGCTTTATTAGCCATGTTCAAGCTGAATTAAAGCGTTGTGAAAGGAGCAACTTGTCTGCTGTTTTTTGTTTGTTAGATATAGATTTCTTTAAAAGAATTAACGATAAATTCGGCCATATTATTGGTGATAGGGTCTTGGTAAAGTTAGCACAGGTTGTGAAAAGATTTTTACGAGAATATGATCCTTTTGGCAGAATCGGAGGTGAAGAATTTGCTATCTTTCTACCTGAGACCAACATGTTACAAGCCAAAGATATTATGCAACGTTTATGTGATCTTATTGTTGAAACTAACTTTAATTCTTCGCAACAATCAATAAATTTGACAGTTTCAATTGGTTTAGTTGAAAACTGGAATGGAGCCACCTTTGAACAATTGTATAGCAACGCTGATGTGGCTTTATTTGAAGCCAAGGGGGCAGGGCGTAATCGGATTGCGGTGTTTGAACAAATTTAG
- a CDS encoding IS630 family transposase (programmed frameshift), with protein MHSLKNIDFSTLIAKEKNARMRVRLMALSHILQGVNRTQAARYLHVSRRMVNEWVKRFNQDGLDGLKEKPRSGRPCALSAEQLQTLKIYIESHAIKPDGRRLKGTLIIDYVKQEFGITYGLTNIYRLLHQLGFSWITSRSKHPKQSQEAQDEFKKLQIETIKLIPGHVTLDKVDIWFQDEARIGQQNTTTRLWANKGSRPRAVKQQQFEYAHLFGAVCPATGETEALITPVVNKDIMRQHLQLISNRTQLDRYAVVIMDGAGWHTDDIAHDLDNVSIIKLPPYSPELNPIEQVWQWLRQNELANQCFDSYEDIVIQCSRAWNNFISDKEKVIKLCARNWAQVGN; from the exons ATGCATAGCTTAAAAAATATCGATTTTTCGACACTCATAGCGAAGGAAAAAAATGCTCGGATGCGAGTCAGATTAATGGCCCTTTCACATATTCTACAAGGCGTTAATCGCACGCAAGCGGCTCGGTATCTGCACGTCAGCCGTAGAATGGTGAATGAGTGGGTGAAGCGCTTCAACCAAGATGGTTTGGACGGATTAAAGGAAAAGCCGCGCTCTGGTCGGCCTTGTGCTTTATCAGCTGAGCAACTGCAGACGTTGAAAATTTACATTGAGTCTCATGCCATAAAACCTGATGGTAGAAGGCTCAAAGGCACACTCATCATTGACTATGTGAAGCAAGAATTTGGTATTACCTATGGCCTGACTAACATATATCGTCTACTGCATCAGCTAGGGTTTTCTTGGATAACCAGTCGCTCTAAGCACCCTAAGCAGTCCCAAGAAGCTCAAGACGAGTTT AAAAAACTGCAGATTGAAACGATCAAATTGATCCCAGGCCATGTCACACTGGATAAAGTCGATATTTGGTTTCAAGATGAGGCTAGAATAGGTCAACAGAACACCACTACACGTTTATGGGCGAACAAAGGTAGTCGCCCTAGAGCGGTCAAGCAACAACAGTTTGAGTATGCGCATTTATTTGGGGCTGTATGCCCAGCGACAGGTGAAACAGAAGCCTTGATAACCCCTGTGGTGAACAAAGACATTATGAGACAACATTTACAATTAATATCAAATCGCACACAACTGGATCGCTATGCAGTAGTGATTATGGATGGTGCGGGTTGGCATACAGACGATATTGCGCATGACCTGGATAACGTGAGTATCATCAAGCTTCCGCCCTATTCTCCAGAGCTAAACCCAATCGAGCAGGTATGGCAATGGCTTAGGCAAAATGAGTTGGCCAATCAATGCTTTGATAGCTATGAGGATATTGTCATACAATGCAGTCGGGCATGGAATAACTTTATCAGCGATAAAGAAAAGGTTATCAAATTGTGCGCCAGAAATTGGGCACAGGTGGGAAATTAA